The Rhodopseudomonas palustris genome window below encodes:
- a CDS encoding CHAD domain-containing protein, which translates to MVLRRAGGRRADRHGDRLRRGEADRLSAGGSEARVTPTCGAPARRFFTAAPHRQRGPFRPESCYSVVGGWTPLRDAMPRVSKKVVTAPRVAGRKAVVKRAFTPARKGASSDEIILASHSSTTDAFKAVARTLVGLMAAQQPPVSDRDPVGVHQMRIALRRMRAAIAIFADLVHGPEAERLKTEMKWLTGRLGPARDLHLMDLKLRDISDVGSAAFRKRVAADRTSAFDTASRTVVSKRFDKLLDDLQSWIDAGNWAQASKDVPESAKKFARHVLSHRADRLIRKLDRLDQLDDEQRHRVRIAAKKLYYATGFFESLFTGPHSGKRLARFRKHLKKLLDALGALNDAAVQRELASRPANQPRRTPTADATAAPDLAAADDEAARKQMKAAVKAATKLADSPLFAD; encoded by the coding sequence GTGGTTCTACGGCGGGCAGGCGGTCGGCGCGCTGATCGGCATGGCGATCGCCTTCGCCGTGGCGAAGCTGATCGGCTATCCGCTGGAGGTTCTGAAGCGCGCGTGACCCCGACGTGCGGCGCGCCCGCGCGACGTTTTTTCACGGCAGCGCCGCATCGGCAGCGGGGCCCATTTCGGCCTGAAAGCTGCTACAGTGTCGTCGGCGGATGGACGCCGCTGCGGGACGCAATGCCTCGAGTTTCCAAAAAAGTTGTGACCGCCCCGCGAGTTGCGGGACGCAAGGCGGTCGTGAAGCGCGCGTTCACGCCGGCGCGCAAGGGCGCATCGTCGGACGAGATCATTCTGGCGTCGCACAGCAGTACAACCGATGCGTTCAAGGCGGTTGCCCGCACGCTGGTCGGGTTGATGGCGGCGCAACAGCCCCCGGTGTCGGACCGCGATCCCGTCGGCGTGCATCAGATGCGGATCGCGCTGCGCCGGATGCGCGCCGCGATCGCGATCTTCGCCGATCTCGTCCACGGCCCCGAGGCCGAACGGCTCAAGACCGAGATGAAGTGGCTCACCGGACGGCTCGGACCGGCGCGCGACCTGCATCTGATGGACCTGAAACTGCGAGACATCAGCGATGTCGGATCCGCGGCGTTCAGAAAGCGGGTGGCTGCGGACCGCACCAGCGCGTTCGACACCGCGAGCCGGACGGTCGTCAGCAAGCGCTTCGACAAGCTGCTCGACGATCTGCAATCCTGGATCGACGCCGGCAACTGGGCCCAGGCTTCGAAGGACGTTCCGGAGTCCGCGAAGAAATTCGCCAGGCACGTGTTGTCGCACCGCGCCGACCGGCTGATCCGGAAACTCGACCGGCTCGACCAACTGGACGACGAGCAGCGCCACCGGGTCCGGATCGCGGCCAAGAAGCTCTACTACGCAACCGGCTTCTTCGAGAGCCTGTTCACCGGCCCCCACAGCGGCAAGCGGCTCGCCCGCTTCCGCAAGCACCTGAAAAAGCTGCTCGACGCGCTCGGCGCCCTCAACGATGCGGCGGTGCAGCGTGAGCTGGCGAGCCGCCCCGCGAACCAGCCGCGGCGCACCCCGACGGCCGATGCCACGGCGGCGCCGGATCTGGCGGCTGCCGACGACGAGGCCGCACGCAAGCAGATGAAGGCTGCGGTCAAGGCCGCGACCAAGCTCGCGGACTCGCCGCTTTTCGCTGATTGA
- a CDS encoding CBS domain-containing protein: protein MKALDVMTTNIVTVPPDASVRAVAETLLKYGISAVPVVDDQGTPLGIISEGDLMPRNERAREARRDWWLQILSDGGEVHPDYLQLLKSDHRTAAQIMVSPVVTVDENVSLAEIADVLFENRIKRVPVLRGGRIVGIVSRADLLKTLARPGHVPVRDPVHDDGSAIPIASDKLEALAHRHNGAPPPHDPAEDEFSASAFQALRVEHERHEEELRREARRIADEKHHRQAGQMLAQHLTEEAWEHMMHNARATAKKGDEEHLLLRFPAELCSDHGRAVNAPDPEWPSTLRGMAADIYLRWKAELRPHGFTLNARVVDFPDGLPGDIGLYLSWGKHDDVAH from the coding sequence ATGAAAGCACTCGACGTCATGACGACCAATATCGTGACGGTGCCGCCCGACGCATCGGTGCGGGCGGTCGCGGAGACCCTGCTGAAATACGGCATCAGCGCGGTGCCGGTGGTCGACGACCAGGGGACGCCACTCGGCATCATCAGCGAGGGCGACCTGATGCCGCGCAACGAGAGGGCCCGCGAGGCGCGCCGGGACTGGTGGCTGCAGATCCTGTCCGACGGTGGCGAGGTGCATCCGGATTATCTGCAATTGCTGAAGTCGGACCACCGCACCGCTGCGCAGATCATGGTGTCGCCCGTCGTCACCGTCGATGAGAACGTGTCGCTGGCCGAGATCGCCGACGTTCTGTTCGAGAACAGGATCAAGCGCGTACCCGTGCTGCGTGGGGGGCGAATAGTCGGCATCGTCAGCCGCGCCGATCTGCTCAAGACTCTCGCCCGGCCCGGCCACGTTCCGGTCCGCGATCCGGTCCATGACGACGGCAGCGCGATCCCGATCGCCTCCGACAAGCTCGAGGCGCTGGCCCATCGGCACAATGGCGCGCCGCCGCCGCACGATCCGGCCGAGGATGAGTTCTCAGCGTCGGCGTTCCAGGCGCTGCGCGTCGAGCACGAGCGGCACGAAGAAGAGCTGCGCCGGGAGGCGAGACGGATCGCCGACGAAAAGCACCATCGGCAGGCCGGGCAGATGCTGGCGCAGCATCTCACCGAGGAAGCCTGGGAGCACATGATGCACAACGCCCGCGCCACCGCCAAAAAGGGCGACGAAGAACATCTGCTGCTGCGCTTTCCGGCGGAGCTGTGCAGCGACCACGGCCGCGCCGTCAACGCGCCCGACCCGGAATGGCCGTCGACGTTGCGCGGCATGGCGGCGGACATCTATCTGCGCTGGAAGGCGGAGCTGCGGCCGCACGGCTTCACGCTGAACGCCCGCGTGGTGGATTTCCCCGACGGCCTCCCCGGCGATATCGGCCTGTATCTGAGCTGGGGCAAGCACGACGACGTCGCCCACTGA
- the iorA gene encoding indolepyruvate ferredoxin oxidoreductase subunit alpha → MHTPWQAATALKSDAKELRPLTGNEAIARAAWEAGVRVAAAYPGTPSTEILESLGTYPAEDLHAQWSTNEKVALDVAIGASFTGSRALCAMKHVGLNVAADALMSFAYIGVNGGLVLIVCDDPGIHSSQNEQDSRIYAQLATLPVLEPSDAQEAYEFTKLAFDISEEFDTPVIVRSTTRLSHTRSTVSVGLRCEMPPRVFLDQPSKNVMIPAHARARHLVVLEREAKLKDYFAASAITQWEAGDRSFGIVTAGTCYPYVREVLPSATVLKLGASWPLPEQLLRDFCASVDRVFVVEELEPVIEKEIAALGIKVEGKRFFPRAGEFSPEVVRGGLVQAGILPAPPSLNAWVPEPIVRPPVLCAGCPHTSSFMAVRASGARVAGDIGCYTLAVLDPLRGIDTCVSMGSSIGNAVGMAKAGEAKPIVATIGDSTFLHAGIPALIDAVYNQANIAVMLLDNHITAMTGGQEHPGTGKTLRGDPAPQINYEALIRACGVQWVKTVDSYDLAATHQALREAINYRGVAVLISNRPCVLDPIKIKGPPLEINASECTACQSCMNLGCPALTWSDEWFEGRHRVKIDPALCIGCTLCAQVCTIDCIKIASPAVTS, encoded by the coding sequence ATGCACACACCTTGGCAAGCCGCGACGGCGCTGAAAAGCGACGCCAAAGAGCTGCGTCCGCTGACCGGCAACGAAGCGATCGCGCGCGCCGCCTGGGAGGCGGGGGTGCGTGTCGCCGCCGCCTATCCCGGCACGCCGAGCACCGAAATTCTCGAAAGCCTCGGGACCTATCCGGCCGAGGATCTGCACGCGCAATGGTCGACCAACGAGAAGGTCGCGCTCGACGTCGCGATCGGCGCGTCGTTCACGGGCAGTCGCGCGCTGTGCGCGATGAAGCATGTCGGCCTCAACGTCGCCGCCGACGCGCTGATGTCGTTCGCCTATATCGGCGTCAATGGCGGACTGGTGCTGATCGTCTGCGACGATCCGGGCATCCATTCGTCGCAGAACGAGCAGGACAGCCGGATCTACGCGCAGCTTGCGACCCTGCCGGTGCTGGAGCCGAGCGACGCGCAGGAGGCCTACGAATTCACCAAGCTGGCCTTCGACATTTCCGAAGAGTTCGACACGCCGGTGATCGTGCGCAGCACCACGCGGCTGTCGCATACCCGCAGCACCGTGTCGGTCGGCCTGCGCTGCGAAATGCCACCGCGCGTTTTCCTCGACCAGCCGTCGAAGAACGTGATGATCCCGGCCCACGCCCGCGCCCGCCATCTGGTGGTGCTGGAGCGCGAGGCCAAGCTGAAGGACTACTTCGCGGCCTCGGCGATCACCCAATGGGAGGCCGGCGACCGCAGTTTCGGCATCGTCACCGCCGGCACCTGCTATCCCTATGTGCGCGAGGTGCTGCCCAGCGCCACCGTGCTGAAGCTCGGCGCGTCCTGGCCGCTGCCGGAACAATTGCTGCGCGACTTCTGCGCCTCGGTCGACCGCGTTTTCGTGGTCGAGGAGCTGGAGCCGGTGATCGAAAAGGAGATCGCCGCGCTCGGCATCAAGGTCGAGGGCAAGCGCTTCTTCCCGCGCGCCGGCGAGTTCTCGCCCGAAGTGGTGCGCGGCGGACTGGTGCAGGCCGGCATCCTGCCGGCGCCGCCGTCGCTCAATGCCTGGGTGCCTGAGCCGATCGTGCGCCCGCCGGTGCTGTGCGCCGGCTGCCCGCACACGTCGAGCTTCATGGCGGTGCGCGCCTCCGGCGCCCGCGTCGCCGGCGACATCGGCTGCTACACGCTGGCGGTGCTCGATCCCTTGCGCGGCATCGACACCTGCGTGTCGATGGGCTCGTCGATCGGCAATGCCGTCGGCATGGCCAAGGCCGGCGAGGCCAAGCCGATCGTCGCCACCATCGGCGACTCGACGTTCCTGCATGCCGGCATTCCGGCGCTGATCGACGCGGTCTACAATCAGGCCAATATCGCCGTGATGCTGCTCGACAACCACATCACGGCGATGACCGGCGGCCAGGAGCATCCCGGCACGGGCAAGACCCTGCGCGGGGATCCGGCGCCGCAGATCAACTACGAGGCGCTGATCCGCGCCTGCGGCGTGCAATGGGTCAAGACGGTCGACAGCTACGATCTCGCCGCGACGCATCAGGCGCTGCGCGAGGCGATCAACTACCGCGGCGTCGCGGTGCTGATCTCGAACCGGCCCTGCGTGCTCGATCCGATCAAGATCAAGGGCCCGCCGCTGGAGATCAATGCCAGCGAGTGCACCGCCTGCCAGTCCTGCATGAATCTCGGCTGCCCGGCGCTGACCTGGAGCGACGAATGGTTCGAGGGCCGGCACCGGGTCAAGATCGATCCGGCGCTGTGCATCGGCTGCACGCTGTGCGCCCAGGTCTGCACCATCGACTGCATCAAGATCGCGAGCCCGGCGGTGACGTCATGA
- a CDS encoding ABC transporter substrate-binding protein: MIQTSHWLRSVAASKFALPALALAASLTLPAFADAKTIQAVMHSDLRVTDPGLTTAYITRDHGYMVYDTLLAMDSNFKVQPQMAEWKVSDDKLTYTFTLRDGLKWHDGTPVTAEDCVASLKRWGKKDGMGQKLMDFTASLEATDAKTITLKLKEPYGLVLESIGKPSSLVPFMMPKRLAETSPDKAIPEQIGSGPFKFVAAEFQPGVKAVYVKNTDYVPRKEPPSWTSGGKVVKVDRVEWITMPDAQTAVNALQSGDIDFIENPSFDMLPVLKADKELTIQTLSPLGFQTLGRMNFLFPPFDNQKVRRAAFLALSQKPVLDALVGNPDYYKVCGAVFGCDTPLASDVGSESLVKGNGMAEAKKLLAEAGYDGTPVALMAPGDVVSLKAQPIVAAQLLREAGFKVDVQATDWQTVVTRRASQKPPAEGGWNMFFTNWAGPDILNPIANVSTGGRGKNGGWFGWPEDAKIEELRDKFARSTSPEEQKKLAAEIQKEVYDKVIYIPLGQYTQPSVWRKELTGVLTGPATPVFWNIEKKE; the protein is encoded by the coding sequence ATGATTCAAACGTCGCATTGGCTGCGTTCAGTAGCTGCGTCGAAATTCGCGCTGCCGGCGCTGGCGCTCGCAGCCTCGCTGACACTGCCTGCGTTTGCCGATGCCAAGACCATCCAAGCGGTGATGCATTCCGATCTGCGCGTCACCGATCCCGGTCTGACGACCGCCTACATCACGCGTGACCATGGCTACATGGTTTACGACACCTTGCTGGCGATGGACTCCAACTTCAAGGTCCAGCCGCAGATGGCGGAGTGGAAGGTCTCCGACGACAAGCTGACCTACACCTTCACGCTGCGCGACGGCCTGAAATGGCACGACGGCACGCCGGTCACCGCCGAGGATTGCGTCGCGTCGCTGAAGCGATGGGGCAAGAAGGACGGTATGGGCCAGAAGCTCATGGACTTCACGGCCAGCCTCGAGGCCACCGATGCCAAGACCATCACGCTGAAGCTGAAGGAGCCCTACGGCCTGGTGCTCGAGTCGATCGGCAAGCCGTCGTCGCTGGTGCCGTTCATGATGCCGAAGCGTCTGGCCGAAACCTCGCCGGACAAGGCGATCCCCGAGCAGATCGGCTCCGGTCCTTTCAAGTTCGTCGCGGCTGAATTCCAGCCGGGCGTCAAGGCGGTGTATGTCAAGAACACCGACTACGTGCCGCGCAAGGAGCCGCCGAGCTGGACCTCCGGCGGCAAGGTGGTGAAGGTCGACCGCGTCGAATGGATCACCATGCCGGACGCGCAGACCGCGGTGAACGCGCTGCAATCCGGCGACATCGATTTCATCGAGAACCCGTCCTTCGACATGCTGCCGGTGCTGAAGGCCGACAAGGAATTGACGATCCAGACGCTCAGTCCGCTCGGCTTCCAGACGCTCGGCCGGATGAACTTCCTGTTTCCGCCGTTCGATAATCAGAAGGTCCGGCGAGCCGCGTTTCTCGCGCTGAGCCAGAAGCCGGTGCTCGACGCGCTGGTCGGCAATCCAGATTACTACAAGGTGTGCGGCGCCGTGTTCGGCTGCGACACGCCGTTGGCCAGCGACGTCGGCTCGGAGTCACTGGTGAAGGGCAACGGCATGGCCGAGGCCAAGAAGCTGCTCGCCGAGGCCGGCTATGACGGCACGCCGGTCGCGCTGATGGCGCCGGGCGATGTGGTCTCGCTCAAGGCGCAGCCGATCGTCGCGGCGCAACTGCTGCGCGAGGCCGGCTTCAAGGTCGATGTCCAGGCCACCGACTGGCAGACCGTGGTGACGCGGCGCGCCAGCCAGAAGCCGCCCGCGGAAGGCGGCTGGAACATGTTCTTCACCAATTGGGCCGGCCCTGACATTCTCAACCCGATCGCCAACGTTTCGACCGGCGGCCGGGGCAAGAACGGCGGCTGGTTCGGCTGGCCGGAAGACGCCAAGATCGAAGAGTTGCGCGACAAGTTCGCCCGCTCGACCTCGCCGGAGGAGCAGAAGAAGCTCGCCGCGGAAATCCAGAAGGAAGTCTACGACAAGGTGATCTACATCCCGCTCGGGCAATACACACAGCCGAGCGTGTGGCGAAAAGAGCTGACCGGCGTACTCACCGGCCCGGCGACCCCGGTGTTCTGGAACATCGAGAAGAAGGAGTAG
- a CDS encoding ABC transporter permease produces the protein MLGYLIRRILAAIPVMGVVALVVFLLLRLTPGDPAAILAGDNASPEQLARIRASLGLNEPLYIQFVTWVGKLLHGDLGVSLISQVPVLKMISQRIEPTLSVAIFTIILSIVVAVPLGVVAAWKHGTWIDRFVMGLSVIGFSVPVFVIGYVLIQIFAIELRWFPVQGFRTMARGFGPYFERLVLPTLTLSFIYIALIARMTRAAMLDVLGEDYVRTARAKGITESRVLLRHALRNAAVPVITVIGTGFALLISGVVVTESVFNLPGIGRLTVDAVLARDYPVIQGMILLTSGIYVAVNLLIDVAYTLLDPRIRY, from the coding sequence ATGCTCGGCTATCTGATCCGCCGCATTCTCGCGGCGATTCCGGTGATGGGCGTGGTCGCGCTCGTCGTTTTCCTGCTGCTGCGGCTGACGCCGGGCGATCCGGCCGCGATCCTCGCCGGCGACAACGCCTCACCCGAACAACTCGCGCGCATCCGCGCGTCGCTCGGCCTCAACGAGCCGCTCTACATCCAGTTCGTCACCTGGGTCGGCAAGCTGCTGCACGGCGATCTCGGCGTCTCGCTGATTTCGCAGGTGCCGGTGCTGAAGATGATCAGCCAGCGGATCGAGCCGACGCTGAGCGTCGCGATCTTCACCATCATCCTCTCGATCGTCGTCGCGGTGCCGCTCGGCGTCGTCGCCGCGTGGAAGCACGGCACCTGGATCGACCGCTTCGTGATGGGGCTGTCGGTGATCGGATTCTCGGTGCCGGTGTTCGTGATCGGCTATGTGCTGATCCAGATCTTCGCCATCGAGCTGCGCTGGTTTCCGGTGCAGGGCTTCCGCACGATGGCGCGCGGCTTCGGCCCGTATTTCGAGCGGCTGGTGCTGCCGACGCTGACGCTGTCCTTCATCTACATCGCGCTGATCGCGCGGATGACCCGCGCGGCGATGCTCGACGTGCTCGGCGAGGACTATGTCCGCACCGCGCGCGCCAAGGGCATCACCGAAAGCCGCGTGCTACTGCGCCACGCGCTGCGCAACGCCGCGGTGCCGGTGATCACCGTGATCGGCACCGGCTTCGCGCTGCTGATCTCCGGCGTCGTCGTCACCGAAAGCGTCTTCAATCTCCCCGGCATCGGCCGCCTCACCGTCGACGCGGTGCTGGCGCGCGACTATCCGGTGATCCAGGGCATGATCCTGCTGACCTCGGGCATCTATGTCGCCGTCAACCTGCTGATCGACGTGGCCTATACGCTGCTCGATCCGCGGATCAGATATTAA
- a CDS encoding ABC transporter ATP-binding protein, with translation MTDNVLEIDNLVVRLGRSGDGDKVIDGISLSVRPGETMCLVGESGSGKSVTSLATMGLLPKGALHATGGEIRLTGENVLAASERRLRQLRASRMAMIFQEPMTALNPVVPVGKQIDEVLRFHTDLGARARRQRILDMMEQVRLPEVERIFASYPHRLSGGQRQRIMIAMALVLEPKLLIADEPTTALDVTTQKQILTLIRELQQAHGTAVLFITHDMGVVAEIADRVAVMRHGRLVETGQLDAVLRTPTMDYTRNLLSAVPSLVPRAPREATRQPVVLEANELGKVYRERSFLGGTREVVAAQDVTLTLHKGRTLGIVGESGSGKSTVARCIVRLIDPTSGGIRLAGREISDLSRRLLRPHRKKIQIVFQDPYRSLNPRVSVGESIAEGPINYGMSRSDAMEKARQLLELVHLPTDAISRYPHQFSGGQRQRIAIARALALDPDVLVADEAVSALDVSVQAQVLDLLDEIQTRLGIALLFITHDLRVAAQICDDVAVMEKGRVVEQGPAAEVLTNPKQAYTRQLLEAAPGRGWDFANFRPVSEAPQAAAN, from the coding sequence ATGACCGACAACGTCCTCGAAATCGACAACCTCGTCGTCCGGCTCGGCAGGAGCGGCGACGGCGACAAGGTGATCGACGGCATCTCGCTGTCGGTGCGCCCCGGCGAGACGATGTGCCTGGTCGGCGAAAGCGGCTCCGGCAAATCGGTGACCTCGCTGGCCACCATGGGGCTGCTGCCGAAGGGCGCGCTGCACGCCACCGGCGGCGAGATCCGCCTTACCGGCGAGAATGTGCTCGCCGCCAGCGAGCGGCGGCTGCGCCAGTTGCGCGCCTCCAGGATGGCGATGATCTTCCAGGAGCCGATGACCGCGCTCAATCCGGTGGTGCCGGTCGGCAAGCAGATCGACGAGGTGCTACGCTTCCACACCGATCTCGGCGCCCGCGCCCGCCGTCAGCGCATCCTGGACATGATGGAGCAGGTGCGCCTGCCCGAGGTCGAGCGCATCTTCGCGTCCTATCCGCACCGCCTCTCCGGCGGCCAGCGCCAGCGCATCATGATCGCGATGGCGCTGGTGCTCGAACCGAAATTACTGATCGCCGACGAGCCGACCACCGCGCTCGACGTCACCACCCAAAAGCAGATCCTGACGCTGATCCGCGAATTGCAGCAGGCGCACGGCACCGCGGTGCTGTTCATCACCCACGACATGGGCGTGGTCGCCGAGATCGCCGACCGCGTCGCGGTGATGCGGCACGGCCGGCTGGTCGAGACCGGGCAGCTCGACGCCGTGCTGCGGACGCCGACCATGGACTACACCCGGAATTTGCTGTCGGCGGTGCCGAGCCTGGTGCCGCGGGCGCCGCGCGAGGCCACAAGGCAGCCGGTGGTGCTCGAAGCCAACGAACTCGGCAAAGTGTACCGCGAACGATCCTTCCTCGGCGGCACCCGCGAAGTCGTCGCCGCGCAGGATGTGACGCTGACGCTGCACAAGGGCCGCACGCTCGGCATCGTCGGCGAGAGCGGCTCCGGCAAATCGACCGTGGCGCGCTGCATCGTCCGGCTGATCGATCCGACCTCGGGCGGCATCCGCCTCGCCGGGCGCGAGATCTCCGATCTGTCGCGGCGGCTGCTGCGGCCGCACCGCAAGAAGATCCAGATCGTGTTCCAGGACCCGTATCGGTCGCTCAATCCGCGCGTCAGCGTCGGCGAGAGCATCGCCGAGGGCCCGATCAATTACGGCATGTCCCGCAGCGACGCGATGGAGAAGGCGCGGCAATTGCTGGAGCTGGTGCATCTACCGACGGACGCGATCTCGCGCTATCCGCATCAGTTCTCCGGCGGCCAGCGCCAGCGCATCGCCATCGCCCGCGCGCTCGCGCTCGATCCGGACGTGCTGGTGGCCGATGAGGCGGTCTCGGCGCTCGACGTCTCGGTGCAGGCGCAGGTGCTCGATCTGCTCGACGAAATCCAGACCCGGCTCGGCATCGCGCTGTTGTTCATCACCCACGATCTGCGCGTCGCCGCCCAGATCTGCGACGACGTCGCGGTGATGGAGAAGGGCCGCGTCGTCGAACAGGGCCCGGCCGCCGAAGTGCTGACCAATCCCAAACAGGCCTATACGCGGCAACTGCTCGAAGCCGCCCCCGGCCGCGGCTGGGATTTCGCGAATTTCCGGCCTGTCAGCGAGGCGCCGCAGGCGGCGGCGAACTAA
- a CDS encoding ABC transporter permease, whose protein sequence is MAIDSLPESSIPITRPFGHKLGFLYSSPIIAAASVCLALVVASAVFAPWLAPHDPLLLAPAQRLKPPSAEFLLGTDAYGRDVLSRILYGGRISLLIGVGAAIVSIAIGLVIGLVSGFFKWIDAVMMRLMDGLMAIPSILLAIAVVSLSGASLTTVLIAITIPEIPRVARLVRSVVLSAREEPYVEAAISLGSSLPKIMVRHLLPNTIAPLIVQGTYICASAILTEAILSFLGAGISPETPTWGNIMAEGRALFQIKPSLIFWPGVLLSIAILSVNLIGDAARDALDPRMKQREGAR, encoded by the coding sequence ATGGCCATCGACAGTCTCCCCGAATCCTCGATCCCGATCACGCGGCCGTTCGGGCACAAGCTCGGATTCCTGTACTCGAGCCCGATCATCGCCGCCGCGTCGGTCTGCCTCGCGCTGGTCGTCGCGTCCGCGGTGTTCGCGCCGTGGCTCGCGCCGCACGACCCGCTGCTGCTGGCGCCGGCGCAGCGGCTGAAGCCGCCGAGCGCGGAATTCCTGCTCGGCACCGACGCCTACGGCCGCGACGTGCTGTCACGGATTCTCTACGGCGGCCGGATCTCGCTGCTGATCGGCGTCGGCGCCGCGATCGTCTCGATCGCGATCGGCCTCGTCATCGGCCTTGTGTCCGGCTTCTTCAAATGGATCGACGCCGTGATGATGCGGCTGATGGACGGCCTGATGGCGATCCCGAGCATCCTGCTGGCGATCGCCGTGGTGTCGCTGTCGGGCGCCAGCCTGACCACGGTGCTGATCGCGATCACCATTCCGGAAATCCCGCGTGTCGCGCGGCTGGTGCGCTCGGTGGTGCTGTCGGCGCGCGAGGAGCCTTATGTCGAGGCCGCGATCTCGCTCGGCTCCAGCCTGCCCAAGATCATGGTGAGGCATCTGTTGCCGAACACCATCGCGCCGCTGATCGTGCAGGGCACCTATATCTGCGCCTCGGCGATCCTCACCGAAGCGATCCTGTCGTTTCTCGGCGCCGGCATCAGCCCGGAGACGCCGACCTGGGGCAACATCATGGCCGAGGGCCGCGCGCTGTTCCAGATCAAGCCGTCGCTGATCTTCTGGCCCGGCGTGCTGCTGTCGATCGCGATCCTCAGCGTCAACCTGATCGGCGACGCCGCCCGCGACGCGCTCGATCCGCGCATGAAACAGCGGGAGGGCGCACGATGA
- a CDS encoding M20/M25/M40 family metallo-hydrolase, giving the protein MNPANLPFDSEAMLQGLRAWVACESPTWDAAAVERMLDLAARDMAVMGASIERIAGRQGFAGCVRARFPHPRQDEPGILIAGHLDTVHPVGTIEKLQFRREGNKAFGPGIFDMKGGNYLTLEAIRQLARASFTTPLPITVLFTPDEEVGTPSTRDVIEAEAARNKYVLVPEPGRPDNGVVTGRYAIARFNLTATGKPSHAGATLSSGRSAIREMARQILAIDAMTTEDCTFSVGIVHGGQWVNCVATTCSGEALSMAKRQADLDRGVERMLTLSGTSNDVTFEVTRGVTRPVWEPDAGTMALYEKASAIADQIGLKLPHGSAGGGSDGNFTGAMGIPTLDGLGVRGADAHTLNEHIEIDSLAERGRLMAGLLATLE; this is encoded by the coding sequence ATGAACCCAGCCAATCTGCCGTTCGATTCCGAAGCAATGCTGCAGGGCCTGCGCGCCTGGGTCGCGTGCGAAAGCCCGACCTGGGACGCCGCCGCGGTCGAGCGGATGCTCGACCTCGCCGCGCGCGACATGGCGGTGATGGGTGCGTCGATCGAACGCATCGCCGGACGACAGGGCTTCGCCGGCTGCGTCCGTGCGCGCTTTCCGCATCCGCGGCAGGACGAGCCCGGCATTCTGATCGCCGGCCATCTCGACACGGTGCATCCGGTCGGCACGATCGAGAAACTGCAGTTTCGCCGCGAGGGCAACAAGGCGTTCGGCCCCGGCATCTTCGACATGAAGGGCGGCAACTATCTGACGCTCGAAGCCATCCGGCAGCTCGCCCGCGCGTCGTTCACGACGCCGCTGCCGATCACCGTGCTGTTCACGCCGGACGAGGAAGTCGGTACGCCATCGACCCGTGACGTCATCGAGGCCGAGGCCGCGCGCAACAAATACGTGCTGGTGCCGGAGCCCGGCCGTCCCGACAACGGCGTCGTCACCGGCCGCTACGCGATCGCGCGATTCAATCTGACGGCGACCGGCAAGCCCAGCCACGCCGGCGCGACGCTGTCGTCGGGCCGGTCCGCGATCCGCGAGATGGCGCGGCAAATTCTGGCGATCGACGCGATGACGACGGAGGACTGCACGTTCAGCGTCGGCATCGTGCATGGCGGCCAATGGGTCAATTGCGTCGCCACCACCTGCAGCGGTGAAGCACTGAGCATGGCGAAGCGCCAGGCCGATCTCGACCGCGGCGTCGAACGAATGTTGACGCTGTCCGGCACCAGCAACGACGTCACCTTCGAGGTGACGCGGGGCGTCACGCGGCCGGTTTGGGAGCCCGACGCCGGCACCATGGCGCTGTATGAAAAGGCCTCCGCGATCGCCGACCAGATCGGGTTGAAGCTGCCGCACGGCAGCGCCGGCGGCGGCTCCGACGGCAACTTCACCGGCGCGATGGGGATCCCGACTCTCGACGGCCTCGGCGTGCGCGGCGCCGACGCCCACACGCTGAACGAGCATATCGAAATCGACAGTCTGGCGGAACGCGGGCGGCTGATGGCCGGCCTGCTCGCGACTCTCGAATGA